The following proteins are co-located in the Paludibaculum fermentans genome:
- a CDS encoding SDR family oxidoreductase has translation MGKILVTGASGNLGKKTLRQLLKRKPASELVALVRDPEKGKELAALGIAVHQGDYLDAESLRRAFTGVEKVMLTSTHAFTDRKTAHANVINAAAEVGTRHIVYMPINRKPGSTYVLQEVTEEDIFTEKLLQSSGLVYTLVKHPPFLESISLYIGLNAPGTGVRLPEGNGKFTAASRDDLAEAHAVVLTEPGHENRTYSLTGTQAVSFPETARILSEILGKHVPFIPISEQEFIDLKVADGLPGFVSKFMLGWVQGMGAGEWSEQGGDLEKLIGRKPQTVTEYLRETYGAVAKTPASNRPNQDLAK, from the coding sequence ATGGGAAAGATTCTCGTCACGGGCGCAAGCGGAAACCTCGGAAAGAAGACGCTTCGCCAACTGCTGAAACGCAAGCCTGCAAGTGAATTAGTCGCGCTGGTCCGCGATCCGGAGAAGGGAAAGGAACTGGCCGCGCTGGGCATCGCGGTGCATCAGGGCGACTACCTCGACGCGGAATCGCTCAGACGCGCTTTCACGGGCGTTGAGAAGGTGATGCTCACCTCGACACACGCCTTTACTGACCGCAAAACCGCGCACGCCAACGTCATCAATGCTGCCGCGGAAGTCGGAACCAGGCACATCGTCTATATGCCGATCAACCGCAAGCCGGGTTCCACTTACGTGCTTCAGGAAGTGACGGAAGAAGACATCTTCACGGAAAAGCTGCTCCAGTCGTCGGGTCTTGTCTACACGCTCGTAAAGCATCCACCCTTCCTGGAATCTATCAGCCTCTACATTGGGCTGAATGCGCCCGGGACCGGCGTTCGTCTGCCGGAAGGCAACGGTAAATTCACCGCCGCCTCTCGCGATGATCTGGCCGAAGCCCACGCCGTCGTCTTGACTGAGCCCGGCCACGAGAACAGGACTTACTCTCTGACCGGCACGCAGGCGGTCTCTTTCCCCGAGACTGCCAGGATCCTCTCCGAGATCCTGGGTAAGCACGTGCCCTTCATTCCTATCTCCGAGCAGGAATTCATCGACCTCAAAGTGGCCGATGGTCTTCCAGGCTTCGTCAGTAAGTTTATGCTCGGCTGGGTGCAGGGCATGGGCGCTGGCGAGTGGTCGGAGCAGGGCGGCGATTTGGAGAAGCTCATCGGACGCAAACCCCAGACGGTGACGGAATACCTGCGCGAAACGTATGGCGCCGTCGCTAAAACTCCGGCCTCCAATAGGCCGAACCAGGATCTGGCCAAATGA
- a CDS encoding TonB-dependent receptor, giving the protein MSQPSRNVLRPIRFLFALVATVVALTITQPPVAAQTQNAELNGTVTDQVGALVPGAQILVINLETQVPRSVESNASGVFVAANLNPGRYQVKVRKQGFQESVVSDVNLDVNQRATLNFKLALGAVSDSVQVSAEAASLEASNAQLGTVITQEKITDLPLNGRNFTQLLTLTPGATPVSVGQNSGGGQVQRVGTIVFPAINGQSNRSNSFTLDGVYNNAPWMGTYALAPNVDALTQFKVQSHSDQAEFGGVSGGVVNILTRGGTNQFHGGVYEFVRNDALDARGFFTASKPVLRQNQFGANLGGPILRDKTFFFFSYEGYRQKNTSSALTVVPTADQLGGNFSSSSRPIFDPFSTRPDPSNASKYLRDPFPSNRIPTSMLNSSIQQWAKAILPAPIDTGNPAYNSRNTAAQTFPADQYSLRVDHNFSQSDMLWARYSWGTQDVSSAQVIPGVQNVIERPAKNAGLGYTHLFGPNTLLTGLFGYSGLTENSVPFLSSRNMFDEGLFKGFPARTGLTAPGIAVPSTWGSLTSRVDFLGPQEGYQYRGDLSLIRGRHNLKFGGEAVRQLFADDTYDGNFAFNSIQTADLNSPGTTGNDLASFVLGLHDTWEYRNRAYQYESQLWSFYAQDSWKVTSALTVNFGLRWDLLRNPAFSLNYPSTWDFNTGQFLVGSAKPPACSATQVAPCLPDPNSAYVSQYVRFTGSNKIRSDDYKMFGPRLGVAYMVRPNWVVRAGAGLFYDLQAGVMQQAQNASGAWPSTNLIRGVNQNRTTVQATINDPFNGIDPRVPTATPENASAFFFDPNFRNPRSLQWNLEMQRDLKGIVNLTLGYVGSHNVFSPVSGNYNTALTPGPGAVRPRALWPNAPVTNYDRSIGRSGYHGLQVKAEQRFARGLSYLVSYTWSKSMDLASSGQFGVESQSLQDPYHVDADRSVSGYDIPHNFTAALVYQLPFGQGQRWISSGLASRIAGSWQMNTIVGLRSGQPYSLAMGVDVANIGANTTRPNQVGDPHLAHPTPEAWFNKAAYASPATYTFGSSGRNQLRTDGFENLDLSLFREDRITELVHTQLRVEMFNLLNHPTFGIPQTTFTSPQFGRVSSTISTARQIQLGLKVMF; this is encoded by the coding sequence ATGTCGCAGCCCAGCCGCAATGTCTTGCGCCCAATCCGATTCCTGTTCGCCCTCGTGGCCACCGTTGTGGCCCTTACAATAACGCAACCGCCGGTTGCAGCTCAAACGCAGAATGCGGAGCTCAATGGGACGGTTACCGACCAGGTGGGCGCCCTGGTGCCTGGTGCACAGATTCTCGTCATTAACCTCGAGACCCAGGTGCCGCGCAGCGTGGAATCCAATGCATCAGGCGTTTTCGTGGCGGCGAACCTGAATCCGGGACGTTACCAGGTGAAGGTGCGCAAGCAAGGGTTCCAGGAATCCGTCGTCTCCGATGTGAACCTGGATGTGAATCAGCGTGCCACGCTCAACTTTAAGCTGGCACTTGGCGCGGTGAGCGACAGCGTCCAGGTGAGTGCCGAAGCGGCCTCGCTTGAGGCCAGTAACGCCCAGCTCGGAACAGTCATCACCCAGGAGAAGATCACGGACCTTCCGCTGAACGGCCGCAACTTTACACAACTTCTGACGTTGACGCCCGGCGCGACACCCGTGAGCGTGGGGCAGAACTCCGGCGGAGGCCAGGTGCAGCGGGTGGGTACCATCGTGTTCCCGGCCATCAACGGCCAGAGCAACCGCAGCAACTCATTCACCCTGGATGGCGTGTACAACAACGCTCCGTGGATGGGCACCTACGCGCTAGCGCCGAATGTCGATGCGCTCACACAGTTCAAGGTGCAGTCGCACAGCGACCAGGCGGAGTTCGGCGGGGTGAGCGGGGGTGTCGTCAACATTCTGACCCGCGGCGGCACGAACCAGTTTCATGGGGGCGTGTATGAGTTCGTCCGCAACGATGCCCTGGACGCGCGCGGCTTCTTTACCGCCAGCAAGCCGGTGCTGCGCCAGAACCAGTTTGGCGCGAATCTGGGCGGCCCGATCCTGCGGGACAAGACGTTCTTCTTCTTTTCTTATGAAGGCTACCGCCAGAAGAACACCTCCTCCGCACTGACTGTGGTGCCCACTGCCGATCAACTGGGCGGCAACTTCAGCAGCTCCAGCCGGCCCATTTTCGATCCCTTCTCCACGAGACCCGATCCGAGCAACGCCAGCAAGTACCTGCGCGATCCATTTCCGTCGAATCGCATCCCCACCTCGATGCTGAACTCGTCCATCCAGCAGTGGGCCAAGGCGATTCTGCCGGCCCCCATCGACACGGGCAACCCGGCCTACAACTCCAGGAACACAGCGGCGCAGACGTTTCCGGCGGACCAGTACAGTCTGCGGGTCGACCACAACTTCTCGCAGTCGGACATGCTTTGGGCGCGCTACTCCTGGGGCACACAGGACGTGAGCAGCGCCCAGGTGATTCCCGGGGTCCAGAACGTGATTGAACGGCCCGCGAAGAACGCGGGGTTGGGTTATACCCATTTGTTCGGACCCAATACGCTGCTCACCGGGCTCTTCGGCTACAGCGGCCTGACTGAGAACAGCGTTCCTTTTCTCTCCAGCCGCAACATGTTCGACGAGGGCTTGTTCAAGGGGTTCCCAGCCAGAACCGGGCTGACGGCGCCAGGTATCGCAGTGCCCAGCACCTGGGGCAGCCTCACCAGCCGCGTCGATTTCCTGGGCCCGCAGGAAGGGTATCAATACCGGGGCGACCTCTCTCTGATTCGGGGGCGCCACAACCTGAAGTTCGGCGGGGAGGCGGTTCGCCAGTTGTTCGCCGATGATACATACGATGGCAATTTCGCGTTCAACTCCATCCAGACGGCCGACCTGAATTCGCCCGGCACCACGGGCAACGATCTGGCGTCATTCGTACTGGGGCTGCACGATACGTGGGAGTACCGCAACCGCGCGTATCAGTACGAGTCCCAACTCTGGAGTTTCTATGCGCAGGACTCGTGGAAGGTCACCAGTGCGTTGACGGTGAACTTCGGCCTCCGTTGGGATCTGCTGCGCAACCCGGCCTTCAGCCTGAACTACCCATCCACCTGGGACTTCAACACAGGGCAATTCCTCGTGGGCAGCGCCAAGCCGCCTGCGTGCAGTGCCACGCAGGTCGCACCCTGCCTGCCGGATCCGAACTCGGCGTACGTCAGCCAGTATGTAAGGTTCACGGGCTCCAACAAGATCCGTAGCGACGACTACAAGATGTTCGGCCCCCGTCTGGGCGTCGCATATATGGTCCGCCCAAACTGGGTAGTCCGTGCGGGCGCGGGCCTTTTCTACGACCTGCAAGCCGGCGTCATGCAGCAGGCCCAGAATGCCAGCGGCGCGTGGCCCAGCACGAACCTGATCCGCGGGGTGAATCAGAATCGCACGACGGTGCAGGCCACGATCAACGATCCGTTCAATGGAATCGATCCGCGGGTGCCGACGGCCACGCCGGAGAACGCCTCGGCCTTCTTCTTCGATCCCAACTTCAGAAACCCCCGCTCGCTGCAGTGGAACCTGGAGATGCAAAGGGACCTGAAGGGCATCGTCAACCTGACGTTGGGCTACGTCGGCTCCCACAATGTGTTCTCGCCCGTGAGCGGCAACTACAACACAGCCCTTACGCCCGGGCCCGGCGCCGTGCGCCCGCGGGCGCTGTGGCCGAATGCACCAGTCACCAACTACGACCGCAGCATCGGGCGGAGCGGCTACCACGGCCTGCAGGTGAAGGCGGAGCAGCGTTTCGCGCGCGGCCTCTCCTATCTGGTTTCCTATACCTGGAGCAAGTCGATGGATCTGGCGTCGTCAGGACAGTTCGGAGTGGAGAGCCAGTCGCTGCAGGATCCTTATCATGTGGATGCCGACCGCTCTGTCTCCGGCTACGATATCCCGCATAATTTCACGGCAGCCCTGGTCTACCAGCTACCGTTCGGACAAGGGCAGCGCTGGATCAGCAGCGGATTGGCGTCGCGCATCGCCGGAAGCTGGCAGATGAACACCATTGTTGGGCTGCGCAGCGGCCAGCCGTACAGCCTCGCGATGGGTGTCGACGTCGCCAACATCGGCGCCAACACAACGCGCCCGAATCAGGTGGGCGACCCGCACCTTGCCCATCCCACGCCGGAAGCGTGGTTCAACAAAGCGGCGTACGCCTCTCCAGCCACGTACACCTTCGGCAGTTCCGGCCGGAACCAGCTCAGGACCGACGGATTCGAGAATCTGGACCTCTCGCTCTTCCGCGAAGACCGGATCACTGAGCTGGTTCATACGCAACTGCGGGTGGAGATGTTCAATCTGCTGAATCATCCCACTTTCGGAATTCCACAGACGACATTCACCAGCCCCCAGTTTGGCAGGGTGAGTTCCACTATCAGCACGGCCCGCCAGATCCAGTTGGGCCTCAAGGTTATGTTCTAG
- a CDS encoding DUF302 domain-containing protein: MRQSHYSVEQTLRRLQDQLRSRGISLFAVIDHSGEAGKAGLSMPNTKLLIFGNAKAGTPIMLASSSAALDLPLKILVSEDAAGDVWLTYNSPACLEARHGFPSDLTKMIEVVEDLAKSAGD, translated from the coding sequence ATGCGGCAAAGCCACTATTCAGTGGAACAGACGCTGCGCAGGCTGCAGGACCAACTCAGAAGCCGGGGCATCTCCCTGTTTGCGGTGATCGACCACAGCGGCGAAGCCGGAAAGGCCGGCCTGAGCATGCCGAACACCAAATTGCTGATCTTCGGCAATGCTAAAGCGGGCACGCCGATCATGCTTGCCTCCTCGAGTGCCGCTCTCGATCTTCCGCTAAAGATCCTGGTCTCAGAAGATGCGGCTGGCGATGTCTGGCTCACCTACAACAGCCCGGCCTGCCTGGAGGCGAGGCATGGCTTCCCCAGCGACCTGACGAAGATGATTGAAGTGGTCGAAGACCTGGCCAAAAGCGCGGGGGATTGA
- a CDS encoding AraC family transcriptional regulator encodes MDPFADLIGLLRPRATLWGRIKGTGRWSVSFRKRDDLLFCWVETGECQLARSHRDPVLLRTGDFVFIRTSSPFSLSSDPELKPQDSEAIVAATGSTELVLGETTGPCTMLRCGRFVFGTPNEALLWSFLPSLIHIAANQQISWRLRSLLTMNDAEGQHPGPGSDLVVSRLMELTLLELLRSELPRLKPGTKGLLSGLADPVIAKSLSALHREVAGTWTVAELARLSGVSRSTFATRFRAVMGLGPIEYLANWRIALAKDELSCGTKAIGEIALSVGFHSSSAFSTAFTRAVGCSPKRFATRRVHVK; translated from the coding sequence ATGGATCCCTTCGCCGATCTGATCGGTTTGCTAAGACCCCGGGCCACGCTGTGGGGACGCATCAAGGGCACTGGCAGATGGAGTGTTTCCTTTCGCAAGCGCGACGACCTTTTGTTCTGCTGGGTGGAAACGGGGGAATGCCAGCTGGCGCGTTCTCATCGGGATCCGGTTCTTCTCAGAACCGGAGACTTCGTTTTCATTCGGACCTCGTCGCCGTTCTCTCTGTCATCCGATCCGGAGCTCAAGCCGCAGGACAGCGAGGCAATCGTCGCGGCGACAGGAAGTACCGAGCTTGTGCTGGGCGAGACAACGGGTCCCTGTACTATGCTCCGCTGTGGCCGTTTCGTATTCGGCACGCCCAACGAAGCTCTGCTGTGGAGCTTCCTCCCCTCTCTCATTCATATCGCGGCTAACCAGCAGATCTCCTGGCGCCTGCGTTCCTTGCTCACCATGAACGATGCCGAAGGCCAACATCCAGGACCGGGCAGCGATCTCGTCGTCAGCCGCCTGATGGAACTAACCCTCCTGGAGCTGCTGCGTAGCGAGCTGCCGAGGCTGAAACCGGGAACAAAAGGTCTACTCTCCGGTCTTGCCGATCCGGTCATAGCCAAATCGCTCTCAGCGCTGCATCGCGAGGTCGCTGGCACGTGGACCGTGGCGGAGCTCGCACGGCTCTCCGGTGTCTCGCGATCCACGTTTGCGACTCGGTTTCGGGCGGTGATGGGACTCGGTCCCATTGAATACCTGGCGAATTGGAGGATCGCCTTGGCAAAAGACGAACTTTCCTGCGGAACAAAGGCCATCGGAGAGATTGCTCTATCCGTGGGTTTTCACTCTTCCAGCGCCTTCAGCACTGCGTTCACTCGAGCGGTAGGCTGCTCTCCAAAACGGTTTGCGACGCGCAGAGTGCACGTCAAATAG
- a CDS encoding sulfatase-like hydrolase/transferase, translated as MTFTRRQIMTAAAGLVPRLDAGPKKRPNILVLLTDDQRFSTLHAINNPEVQTPTMDRLASRGTTFTHGCIMGGTIPAVCSPSRAMLLTGQSLFHVTDSIVTPRSGPDSVARPFEMFPELFRRNGYRTFGTGKWHNGEPLYARCFADGGNIFFGGMSDHLKVPIADYDASGQYPKEKRYTGAKFSSELFSDSAVDFLDRYKGDDPFVMYVAYTAPHDPRMAPKRYLDRYPWQDIKLPANFLPQHPFDNGELRIRDEMLAPFPRTPDVVKQNIAAYYAMITEVDEQMGRVVQALERSGRAENTIIVMAGDNGLALGQHGLMGKQSLYDHSIRVPLIVGGPGLPAGKRSDALCYLMDLYPTLCDAAALKAPSNVEGRSLMPLLTGHKTRIRDSVFLAYRDFQRGVRTDRWKLIVYNVKGQETVQLFDLLADPLEQKNLAADASHAHQVRELRQLLKRWMTETQDRVDLDKADWGRT; from the coding sequence GTGACTTTCACTCGCCGGCAGATCATGACTGCGGCGGCCGGGCTGGTTCCCCGCCTGGACGCCGGACCGAAGAAGCGGCCGAATATCCTCGTCCTGCTCACGGACGATCAGCGCTTCTCCACCTTGCACGCGATCAACAATCCAGAGGTGCAGACGCCCACGATGGATCGTCTCGCCAGCCGGGGCACCACGTTCACCCATGGCTGCATCATGGGCGGCACCATCCCCGCAGTTTGCTCCCCCAGCCGCGCCATGCTGCTGACGGGGCAGTCGCTATTCCACGTGACGGACAGCATCGTGACGCCGCGTAGCGGGCCAGATTCCGTGGCGCGTCCCTTCGAGATGTTCCCGGAGTTGTTCCGCAGGAACGGCTACCGCACGTTCGGCACGGGCAAGTGGCACAATGGCGAGCCGTTGTATGCGCGGTGCTTCGCCGACGGAGGCAACATCTTCTTCGGCGGCATGTCCGATCATCTGAAGGTCCCGATTGCCGATTACGATGCTTCCGGCCAATATCCCAAGGAGAAGCGCTACACAGGAGCCAAGTTCTCCAGCGAGCTCTTCTCGGACTCGGCCGTGGACTTCCTCGATCGTTACAAGGGCGACGACCCGTTCGTGATGTATGTCGCCTATACGGCCCCGCATGATCCGCGGATGGCGCCCAAGCGCTATCTGGACCGCTACCCGTGGCAGGACATCAAGCTGCCGGCCAATTTCCTTCCGCAACATCCCTTCGACAATGGGGAGCTGCGCATCCGCGACGAAATGCTGGCGCCGTTCCCCAGGACACCGGACGTCGTCAAACAGAACATCGCGGCTTACTACGCGATGATCACGGAAGTAGACGAACAGATGGGCCGAGTCGTTCAGGCACTGGAAAGAAGCGGCCGCGCCGAGAATACGATTATTGTCATGGCGGGCGACAATGGCCTCGCGCTCGGCCAGCATGGACTGATGGGCAAACAGAGCCTCTACGACCACAGTATCCGCGTGCCGCTGATCGTGGGCGGACCTGGGTTGCCGGCGGGTAAGCGCTCGGACGCGTTGTGCTATCTGATGGATCTCTACCCTACATTGTGCGATGCGGCCGCCCTGAAGGCGCCGTCGAATGTGGAAGGCCGCAGCCTAATGCCCCTGCTGACGGGGCATAAGACCAGGATCCGCGATTCCGTGTTTCTCGCCTACCGTGACTTTCAACGAGGGGTGCGCACCGATCGCTGGAAGCTCATCGTCTATAACGTCAAGGGGCAGGAAACGGTGCAGCTCTTCGACCTGCTGGCCGACCCCCTGGAGCAGAAGAACCTGGCCGCTGATGCGTCGCATGCTCACCAGGTTCGTGAGCTGCGGCAACTGCTGAAGCGGTGGATGACCGAGACGCAGGACCGCGTGGATCTCGACAAGGCGGACTGGGGCCGGACGTGA
- a CDS encoding alpha/beta fold hydrolase produces the protein MENRTMTTVENPTRTQYPVCCKTVRVNDLDIFCREAGPERLPVILLLYGFPASSNTFPNLIPRSAGSFRLVAPGYPGYGPSRMPDHSVFECTFENYAKVINAFVQAIGLGWPCLQHRGGPAGFPKVIDSCTVASAGFRGNRQYLTTGTWMTDNRAALIMAVTPGGVEIQGAGILRNQFMAWMGAPAEAAAAVVPHRRLGKPEDISERAAFPLTPRAGWITGQNYFGNGGLAF, from the coding sequence ATGGAGAACAGAACGATGACCACCGTCGAGAACCCTACGCGCACTCAGTACCCTGTTTGTTGCAAGACCGTTCGCGTGAATGATCTGGACATCTTTTGCCGCGAAGCGGGTCCCGAAAGACTGCCTGTGATTCTGCTCCTCTACGGTTTCCCCGCTTCGTCCAACACGTTTCCCAACCTGATCCCGAGGTCGGCCGGCTCCTTCCGCCTGGTGGCTCCGGGCTATCCCGGCTATGGACCAAGCCGCATGCCGGACCACTCCGTCTTCGAGTGCACGTTCGAAAACTATGCCAAGGTGATCAACGCCTTCGTGCAAGCGATCGGACTCGGCTGGCCCTGCCTGCAACACAGGGGTGGACCAGCCGGTTTCCCGAAAGTAATCGATAGCTGCACGGTTGCATCTGCCGGCTTTCGCGGCAACAGGCAGTACCTCACCACCGGAACCTGGATGACTGACAATCGGGCGGCGTTGATTATGGCCGTCACTCCGGGCGGTGTCGAGATTCAAGGCGCCGGCATCCTCCGCAACCAGTTCATGGCTTGGATGGGTGCTCCTGCCGAGGCCGCAGCGGCTGTGGTCCCCCACCGCCGTCTGGGCAAGCCGGAGGACATTTCGGAGAGGGCTGCGTTTCCGTTGACCCCTCGAGCGGGCTGGATCACCGGCCAGAACTACTTCGGCAACGGTGGCTTGGCGTTCTAG